The following proteins are encoded in a genomic region of Nilaparvata lugens isolate BPH unplaced genomic scaffold, ASM1435652v1 scaffold8626, whole genome shotgun sequence:
- the LOC120349190 gene encoding serine/threonine-protein kinase tricornered-like: MYYSFQDTINLYLIMEFLPGGDMMTLLMKKDTLSEECTQFYIAETALAIDSIHKLGFIH, from the coding sequence GACACGATAAACCTGTACCTGATAATGGAGTTCCTGCCGGGTGGGGACATGATGACCCTGCTGATGAAGAAGGACACACTGAGCGAGGAGTGCACCCAGTTCTACATCGCCGAGACTGCGCTCGCCATCGATTCCATCCACAAGCTCGGATTCATTCACAG